The proteins below are encoded in one region of Myxococcales bacterium:
- a CDS encoding GNAT family N-acetyltransferase: protein MPDQYLDNLNPADRLPVWRATLSQSDDVTLVAQHDGALCGFCSLVPSRDADAGAGIGEIAAIYVDPTKWHCGHGRALMLAVLDQARRTYRELTLWVLISNSRARCFYEALGFALDGGEKQDDRWGDFVLRELRYRFTLVEQ from the coding sequence ATGCCAGACCAATACCTCGACAACCTGAATCCCGCAGACCGCCTGCCCGTGTGGCGGGCGACCCTATCGCAGTCGGACGACGTCACGCTCGTCGCCCAGCATGACGGTGCGTTGTGTGGCTTCTGTTCGCTCGTGCCGTCGCGCGATGCGGACGCCGGGGCGGGCATTGGCGAGATCGCGGCGATCTACGTTGATCCAACCAAGTGGCATTGCGGCCACGGGCGAGCGCTGATGCTTGCGGTCCTCGACCAAGCCCGCCGCACATACCGGGAGCTCACACTCTGGGTCCTCATCTCGAACAGCCGAGCCCGGTGCTTTTACGAGGCGTTGGGGTTTGCCCTCGATGGCGGCGAGAAACAAGACGACCGCTGGGGAGATTTCGTGCTCCGCGAGCTGCGCTACCGTTTCACGCTGGTTGAGCAATGA
- a CDS encoding IS91 family transposase encodes MHAACASDGARGKRPALELADIVRLHGTALRRARALTPEQHRTLFAIERCRTAALGGHLDVCLRCGDKEPAYNSCRDRHCPKCQALAQAKWVRARSERLLPVPYFHVVFTLPAELRAIAKLNRRLVLELLFETASATLLELGLDPKRLGALLGVTAVLHTWTRDLRWHPHLHCIVTGGGWSVSESRWLSGRARYLLPVKVLGALFRGKFLAALRRAHRAGELRLPDEPGPRDPQAFDRLLVTLRAKSWVVYAKRPFGGAEQVVRYLGRYTHRVGISNRRLVSLDQSGVTFRTKSGKSVTVEPVEFLSRFVEHVLPPRFVKIRHYGLLAPAHVAISLAAARCALSRPKCETTPSLRSAAPVDLRKPRQRDDWQSLLLELTGIDVGVCRACGARAVERRPLHLARAPPAEAA; translated from the coding sequence ATGCACGCGGCGTGCGCCTCCGACGGCGCACGCGGCAAGCGTCCCGCTCTGGAGCTCGCGGACATCGTCCGACTCCACGGCACGGCGCTTCGCCGCGCTCGCGCCCTGACCCCCGAGCAGCACCGGACCCTGTTCGCCATCGAGCGATGCAGGACCGCAGCGCTCGGGGGGCACCTCGACGTGTGCTTGCGATGCGGTGACAAGGAGCCCGCGTACAACTCGTGCAGGGATCGCCATTGCCCCAAATGCCAAGCTCTCGCCCAGGCCAAATGGGTCCGGGCTCGCTCCGAGCGCCTCCTGCCCGTCCCGTACTTCCACGTTGTCTTCACGCTCCCGGCAGAGCTGCGCGCGATCGCGAAGCTCAATCGCCGCCTCGTCTTGGAGCTGCTCTTCGAGACCGCAAGCGCCACCCTGCTCGAGCTCGGTCTCGACCCGAAGCGCCTCGGCGCTCTACTCGGCGTAACGGCGGTGCTGCACACCTGGACGCGAGATCTCCGGTGGCACCCGCACCTGCATTGCATCGTCACCGGCGGAGGCTGGTCGGTCTCCGAATCGCGTTGGCTCTCCGGACGCGCTCGCTATCTGCTGCCGGTCAAGGTGCTCGGTGCCCTGTTCCGCGGGAAGTTCCTCGCCGCGCTTCGGCGCGCGCACCGTGCGGGCGAGTTGCGCTTGCCCGACGAGCCCGGCCCGAGAGATCCCCAGGCGTTCGACAGGCTTCTCGTCACCCTCCGCGCAAAGTCGTGGGTCGTCTACGCCAAGCGCCCCTTCGGCGGCGCCGAGCAAGTCGTGCGCTACCTCGGTCGCTACACGCACCGCGTCGGCATCTCCAACCGCCGTCTCGTTTCGCTCGACCAGAGTGGCGTCACCTTCCGCACCAAAAGCGGAAAGAGCGTCACGGTCGAGCCCGTGGAGTTCCTCTCGCGCTTCGTCGAGCACGTTCTGCCACCGCGCTTCGTCAAGATCCGCCACTACGGCTTGCTCGCCCCCGCTCACGTCGCGATCTCGCTCGCCGCGGCGAGGTGCGCACTCTCGCGCCCGAAGTGCGAGACGACGCCGTCTTTGCGCAGCGCGGCGCCCGTCGACCTTCGGAAGCCCCGGCAGCGGGACGACTGGCAGTCGCTGCTCCTCGAGCTCACGGGGATCGACGTCGGCGTCTGTCGCGCCTGCGGCGCTCGTGCCGTCGAGCGCCGACCGCTGCACCTGGCTCGTGCACCACCTGCCGAGGCCGCATGA
- a CDS encoding VOC family protein — translation MNWELDHVFVATSDADSAEAALTEFGLTFTERRVHRGQGTANACAMFDNAYFELLRAHDLAELGSDIVRPLGLGERIRWRETGACPFGLCFRPIDALSRPGDWPFETWRYEAAYVPPGTSIPIVTPRWSLKEPLVFVLNRPKSPPANVRANASPSHCGAPRMLTRVNVLRAETPPVSASVQWFVDRGLFSLGVGSEFLLDLEWDHGRAANSRVFLPSLPITVRW, via the coding sequence ATGAACTGGGAACTCGATCACGTCTTCGTCGCTACCTCAGATGCCGACTCAGCGGAGGCCGCGCTGACAGAGTTTGGCTTGACCTTCACCGAGCGCCGGGTTCACCGCGGTCAGGGCACGGCGAACGCATGCGCGATGTTCGACAACGCTTATTTCGAGCTGCTACGCGCACATGACCTGGCGGAGCTTGGTTCGGACATCGTCCGACCACTCGGCTTGGGCGAGCGCATTCGCTGGCGGGAGACCGGCGCCTGCCCTTTCGGGCTGTGCTTTCGGCCGATCGACGCGCTCAGCCGTCCAGGGGACTGGCCCTTCGAGACGTGGAGGTACGAAGCAGCGTACGTCCCACCAGGCACGAGCATTCCGATCGTGACTCCGCGGTGGTCCCTCAAGGAGCCGCTGGTGTTCGTCTTGAATCGGCCCAAGTCGCCGCCAGCCAATGTCCGCGCGAACGCGAGCCCATCGCACTGCGGTGCACCCCGAATGCTGACGCGAGTGAACGTGCTGCGCGCCGAGACTCCGCCAGTATCCGCGAGTGTCCAGTGGTTCGTGGATAGAGGCCTGTTCTCGCTCGGGGTCGGCTCGGAATTCCTTCTCGACTTGGAGTGGGACCACGGGCGCGCAGCGAACTCCCGGGTGTTCCTGCCCAGTCTCCCGATCACCGTACGCTGGTGA
- a CDS encoding phospholipase D family protein, translating into MTRLRVLHGHPLDAFVDRFTRNTEQADELWVASAFVDSPSVNVLAAVRPDRCSVRFLTGTYGRATRIRTFRALARLAKADSFSARIWDCGAHGQLHAKLYIWRQRERAVAWIGSANFTQTGLREHGELVAELRGAWNAPEIRALRSAFEVEWSQPGNKPLNERFLQGYHEAPRVPPELKGARRRPGRRRMEQPHKARVMWVPRDMSDRVVKQVEEALGPVRRDWTGSWLLWGRNGMAVRPGDKIVVARSKTKYALAEARQPVPYGGRQVAIPYEPLRGCAELSMNAALRRDWVDAGVLGEGKQWHRSRPLSQADWGSIVRLARNRK; encoded by the coding sequence ATGACAAGACTGCGCGTTCTTCACGGTCACCCGCTCGATGCCTTCGTCGATCGATTCACACGGAACACCGAGCAGGCCGATGAGCTGTGGGTTGCCTCCGCGTTCGTCGACAGTCCGTCAGTCAACGTGCTCGCGGCGGTGCGACCAGATCGGTGCTCCGTTCGCTTCCTCACTGGGACTTACGGGCGCGCTACGCGCATCCGGACCTTTCGCGCCTTGGCGCGCTTGGCGAAGGCGGACTCCTTCTCGGCACGTATCTGGGACTGTGGAGCGCACGGGCAACTACACGCGAAACTCTACATCTGGCGCCAGCGGGAACGGGCGGTCGCTTGGATAGGATCAGCGAACTTCACCCAAACAGGCCTGCGTGAACACGGTGAGTTGGTGGCGGAACTACGCGGCGCGTGGAACGCCCCTGAAATCCGGGCGCTTCGGTCGGCCTTTGAAGTCGAATGGTCACAGCCCGGCAACAAGCCGCTCAACGAGCGTTTTTTGCAGGGATACCACGAGGCGCCGCGCGTCCCCCCGGAGCTGAAAGGCGCGCGTCGGCGACCTGGTCGGCGCCGGATGGAACAACCGCACAAGGCGCGCGTCATGTGGGTCCCGCGCGACATGAGCGACCGTGTCGTCAAACAGGTTGAGGAGGCTCTGGGACCCGTCCGACGCGACTGGACCGGATCGTGGCTCCTCTGGGGCCGCAATGGGATGGCCGTGCGGCCGGGTGACAAGATCGTCGTTGCCAGGTCCAAGACGAAGTACGCGCTCGCAGAGGCCAGGCAACCCGTTCCGTATGGCGGGCGGCAGGTAGCCATCCCGTACGAGCCGCTCCGGGGCTGCGCCGAGCTTTCGATGAACGCGGCACTCCGTCGTGATTGGGTCGACGCAGGAGTGCTCGGGGAGGGAAAGCAATGGCATCGGTCTCGACCCCTGAGCCAAGCCGATTGGGGCTCCATCGTCAGGCTGGCTCGAAATCGGAAGTGA